One genomic region from Hyalangium ruber encodes:
- a CDS encoding tetratricopeptide repeat protein has protein sequence MLFRQKAPPTRSELITHADVARSKGRLKKAIAGYRKALELEPQDPVVHGKLAPLLARTNEPEAALGSFHAAAKGHLDKGFADKALAVYTQAAETFPQRISLWQQVAKMNMEKGRRPDAVRMLLRGRLYLNRKEERREAITLLKEALTLDPDLFEPKLDLARLLARQGQRAEAMALLDPMVKGLTGKLLRRVRWAQARVSPGLGAYWRWLRAATRGF, from the coding sequence ATGCTCTTCCGACAGAAAGCGCCGCCGACTCGCTCCGAGTTGATCACCCATGCGGATGTCGCCCGGTCCAAGGGCCGGCTCAAGAAGGCCATCGCCGGGTATCGCAAGGCCTTGGAGCTGGAGCCGCAGGACCCCGTCGTCCACGGCAAGCTGGCGCCGCTGCTGGCGCGAACGAATGAGCCCGAGGCCGCGCTGGGGAGCTTCCACGCGGCGGCCAAGGGCCACCTGGACAAGGGCTTCGCCGACAAGGCCCTGGCTGTCTACACGCAGGCGGCGGAGACGTTTCCGCAGCGCATCAGCCTGTGGCAGCAGGTGGCGAAGATGAACATGGAGAAGGGGCGCCGCCCGGATGCGGTGCGGATGCTCCTGCGCGGCCGGCTCTACCTGAACCGCAAGGAGGAGCGCCGCGAGGCCATCACCCTGCTGAAGGAGGCGCTCACGCTCGACCCGGATCTCTTCGAGCCGAAGCTGGACCTGGCGCGACTGCTGGCCCGTCAGGGACAGCGTGCCGAGGCGATGGCCTTGCTCGATCCGATGGTGAAGGGGCTGACGGGAAAGCTGCTGAGGCGGGTGCGCTGGGCGCAGGCGCGCGTCTCGCCGGGCCTGGGTGCGTACTGGCGCTGGCTGCGCGCCGCGACACGGGGGTTCTGA